Proteins encoded by one window of Gemmatimonadaceae bacterium:
- a CDS encoding beta-ketoacyl-ACP synthase III translates to MKRPLAMIAGTGHAVPKKILTNHDFAALGIDTNDEWITDRTGIKQRYIAGEGESLTSLSSEAARAAMKAAGVTAPELDVIILATASPDRLLPSTAVEVQAAIGASRAAAFDIDAACTGWVYGVKIGEGLMAMGDAETVLVIGAETLSRIVNWKDRNTCVLFGDGAGATVLKRSTKGRGILSAYLRSDGSLADLLQRPAGGSLRPVTPEVLAEGSNCITMAGREVFKNAVRSMAEACDRALDGAKLASSDIDLLIPHQANIRIIEATAKHANMPMEKVYVNVDRYGNTSAASIPIALDEALRAGRIKEGMTVMFVGFGAGFTWGSLVVRF, encoded by the coding sequence ATGAAGCGCCCCCTCGCCATGATCGCCGGCACGGGACACGCCGTGCCGAAGAAGATCCTCACCAACCACGACTTCGCCGCGCTCGGCATCGACACCAACGACGAGTGGATCACCGATCGCACGGGGATCAAGCAGCGCTACATCGCGGGCGAGGGAGAGTCGCTGACGTCGCTCTCCTCCGAGGCAGCGCGGGCCGCGATGAAGGCGGCGGGTGTCACCGCGCCCGAACTCGACGTGATCATCCTCGCCACGGCCTCCCCCGACCGGTTGCTCCCCTCGACGGCGGTCGAGGTGCAGGCGGCCATCGGCGCGTCGCGCGCGGCGGCCTTTGACATCGACGCGGCCTGCACGGGCTGGGTCTACGGCGTCAAGATCGGCGAGGGGCTGATGGCGATGGGCGACGCCGAGACGGTGCTGGTGATCGGCGCCGAGACGCTGTCGCGCATCGTCAACTGGAAGGACCGCAATACGTGCGTGCTGTTCGGCGACGGGGCGGGGGCCACGGTGCTCAAGCGGTCCACCAAGGGACGCGGCATCCTCTCGGCGTACCTGCGGAGCGACGGCTCGCTCGCCGACCTGCTGCAGCGTCCCGCCGGCGGCTCCCTGCGCCCGGTGACGCCCGAGGTGCTGGCCGAGGGGAGCAATTGCATCACGATGGCGGGACGCGAGGTCTTCAAGAATGCGGTGCGCTCTATGGCGGAAGCGTGTGACCGCGCGCTCGACGGGGCCAAGCTCGCGTCGAGCGACATCGACCTGCTGATCCCGCACCAGGCGAACATCCGCATCATCGAAGCCACGGCCAAGCACGCCAACATGCCGATGGAGAAGGTCTACGTGAACGTGGACCGCTACGGCAACACCTCCGCGGCCTCCATTCCCATCGCGCTCGACGAGGCGCTCCGCGCTGGGCGCATCAAGGAAGGCATGACGGTGATGTTCGTCGGATTCGGCGCGGGCTTCACGTGGGGAAGCCTGGTGGTGAGGTTCTAG
- the plsX gene encoding phosphate acyltransferase PlsX yields the protein MARIALDAMGGDHAPKATIAGALLALQELAPEHGIQLVGRPEVIRAELDAQLAAATPAVREAAHRLSIVEAGEVIEMTDKPSVAIRGKPNSSMAVGLRLQAEGGSDAFVSAGNTGAQMAASAFILRLHSGLNRPAIATLFPSAGDPVVVLDSGANVDCSADELVQFARLGAVYAEDILGRANPAVALLSVGEEAEKGNAAVKEAHKSLASAGGINFIGNVEGRDVPMGACDRGRVDVVVCDGFVGNVLLKFYESVPKLIFGLLARSGVPQDQLALALRNLDYAAHGGAPLLGVKGVSIICHGKSSPEAIKNGILVGLRASVSRMSDHIGQRLASTAGATV from the coding sequence TTGGCGCGCATCGCGTTGGACGCCATGGGCGGCGATCACGCGCCCAAGGCGACGATTGCGGGCGCGCTTCTCGCCCTCCAGGAACTCGCCCCGGAACACGGCATCCAGCTGGTTGGCCGTCCCGAGGTCATCCGCGCGGAACTTGACGCGCAGCTGGCCGCGGCGACGCCTGCCGTGCGCGAGGCGGCGCATCGCCTGTCCATCGTCGAGGCCGGCGAGGTGATCGAGATGACCGACAAGCCGTCGGTCGCGATCCGCGGCAAGCCCAACAGCTCGATGGCCGTCGGCCTGCGCCTGCAGGCTGAGGGCGGTTCCGACGCGTTCGTCAGCGCCGGCAACACCGGGGCGCAGATGGCCGCCTCCGCGTTCATCCTGCGCCTGCACAGCGGGCTCAATCGTCCCGCGATCGCCACGCTCTTTCCGAGCGCCGGCGATCCGGTGGTCGTGCTCGACAGCGGCGCCAATGTGGACTGTTCGGCCGACGAGCTCGTCCAGTTCGCGCGCCTCGGCGCCGTTTACGCCGAGGACATCCTCGGCCGGGCGAATCCCGCGGTGGCGCTGCTCTCCGTGGGTGAAGAAGCCGAGAAGGGCAACGCCGCGGTGAAGGAGGCGCACAAGTCGCTCGCGTCGGCCGGCGGCATCAACTTCATCGGCAACGTCGAGGGGCGTGACGTGCCGATGGGCGCCTGCGACCGCGGTCGGGTGGACGTCGTCGTCTGCGACGGCTTCGTCGGCAACGTCCTGCTCAAGTTCTACGAGAGCGTGCCGAAGCTCATCTTCGGGCTGCTCGCCAGGAGCGGGGTCCCCCAGGACCAGCTGGCGCTCGCCCTCCGGAACCTCGACTACGCGGCGCATGGCGGCGCCCCGCTGCTCGGCGTGAAGGGCGTCTCGATCATCTGCCACGGCAAGTCGTCGCCGGAAGCCATCAAGAACGGAATCCTCGTGGGGCTGCGCGCGTCGGTGTCGCGCATGAGCGACCATATTGGCCAGCGCCTCGCCTCTACTGCCGGAGCCACCGTATGA
- the rpmF gene encoding 50S ribosomal protein L32, whose product MAVPKRKTSKRKKRARNTHKKAPAINIQACPKCGAQKQPHRVCPECGFYAGEQRVTKKGS is encoded by the coding sequence ATGGCCGTCCCGAAGAGAAAAACTTCGAAGCGGAAGAAGCGGGCCCGGAACACGCACAAGAAGGCTCCGGCAATCAACATCCAGGCCTGCCCGAAGTGCGGCGCCCAGAAGCAGCCGCATCGCGTCTGCCCGGAGTGCGGCTTCTACGCCGGCGAGCAGCGGGTTACCAAGAAGGGCAGCTGA
- a CDS encoding DUF177 domain-containing protein, whose amino-acid sequence MAMLSFDVRSLEHGGATVDAVLPPDDGIWMEEDILRPLREGVRVTGRISAAGTGRYYFSGHLSGVTQQECRRCLTPVEAPVAMDVHVLYAEAGGEDDDDPDVYPLGGTQGDVIDLRLAVREQWLLEVPPFLECRPDCKGLCPKCGADLNAGACGCAPEIDPRWEALRKTRGAPN is encoded by the coding sequence ATGGCTATGCTGTCGTTTGACGTCCGTTCGCTAGAGCACGGAGGGGCCACGGTCGATGCCGTGCTGCCTCCGGATGATGGCATCTGGATGGAAGAGGACATTCTCCGTCCCTTGCGCGAGGGAGTCCGGGTCACCGGACGCATCTCCGCGGCGGGAACGGGGCGGTACTACTTCAGCGGCCACCTGTCGGGTGTGACGCAGCAGGAGTGCCGGCGTTGCCTCACCCCGGTGGAAGCGCCGGTCGCCATGGACGTGCACGTGCTGTACGCCGAGGCGGGAGGCGAAGACGACGACGATCCCGACGTCTACCCGCTGGGTGGCACGCAGGGCGACGTGATTGACCTGCGCCTCGCGGTGCGAGAGCAGTGGCTGTTGGAGGTTCCGCCGTTCCTGGAGTGCCGTCCCGACTGCAAGGGACTGTGCCCCAAGTGCGGCGCCGACCTGAATGCCGGCGCGTGCGGTTGCGCGCCGGAGATCGATCCCCGATGGGAGGCGTTGCGGAAGACCCGCGGCGCTCCCAACTGA
- the ndk gene encoding nucleoside-diphosphate kinase — MAGNRTLAIIKPDAFGAGKAGKIIAHLEAQGFRLICARVLHMTKAEAGAFYEVHKGRPFYGELVEFMSSGPCMSMVLEKADAVAAYRAAIGATDPAEAAEGTVRKLYAESKGRNAVHGSDSDENAKHEGMFFFGAAALI; from the coding sequence ATGGCTGGCAATCGCACGCTCGCAATCATCAAGCCCGACGCCTTTGGCGCGGGCAAGGCTGGCAAGATCATCGCGCACCTCGAAGCGCAGGGCTTCAGGCTCATCTGCGCGCGGGTGCTTCATATGACGAAGGCCGAAGCCGGCGCCTTCTATGAAGTGCACAAGGGACGCCCATTCTACGGCGAGCTGGTGGAGTTCATGAGCTCTGGCCCGTGCATGTCGATGGTGCTCGAGAAGGCGGACGCCGTCGCCGCCTACCGCGCGGCGATTGGCGCCACCGACCCGGCCGAGGCAGCCGAGGGCACGGTGCGCAAGCTCTACGCCGAATCGAAGGGGCGGAACGCCGTCCACGGCTCGGATTCGGACGAGAATGCGAAGCACGAGGGGATGTTCTTCTTTGGCGCGGCCGCGCTGATCTGA
- the sucD gene encoding succinate--CoA ligase subunit alpha codes for MSIFINNDTRLVVQGITGRDGSFHTKQAIEYGTKVVAGVTPGKGGLKFEDSIPIFNTVYDAVQATGANTSVIYVPPMGAADAIMEAVDAGVQTVVCITEGVPVLDMTKVYPFVKERGVRLVGPNCPGVISPGQAKVGIIPGRICIPGPVGVVSRSGTLTYEVVYQLTRAGIGQTTCVGIGGDPINGTNFIDCLEAFEKDPATKAVAMMGEIGGTDEQEAAKFVKEHMTKPVVGFIAGQTAPPGRRMGHAGAIISGSAGTAAEKVEAFKAAGIGIAVRPMDFVEQIKAGLK; via the coding sequence GTGAGTATCTTCATCAACAACGACACCAGGCTGGTGGTGCAGGGGATCACGGGCCGCGACGGCTCGTTCCACACCAAGCAGGCCATTGAGTACGGCACGAAGGTCGTGGCCGGCGTCACCCCCGGAAAGGGCGGCCTCAAGTTTGAGGACTCGATCCCGATCTTCAACACCGTGTACGACGCGGTGCAGGCGACCGGTGCGAACACCAGCGTCATCTACGTGCCGCCCATGGGCGCGGCCGACGCGATCATGGAAGCGGTCGACGCGGGCGTGCAGACCGTCGTCTGCATCACCGAAGGCGTGCCGGTGCTCGACATGACGAAGGTCTATCCCTTCGTGAAGGAGCGCGGCGTCCGCCTGGTCGGCCCCAACTGCCCGGGCGTCATCTCGCCGGGGCAGGCGAAGGTCGGCATCATCCCGGGGCGCATCTGCATTCCGGGGCCGGTGGGCGTGGTCAGCCGCTCGGGCACGCTGACGTATGAAGTGGTCTATCAGCTCACGCGCGCCGGGATCGGCCAGACGACCTGCGTCGGCATCGGCGGCGACCCGATCAACGGCACGAACTTCATCGATTGCCTCGAGGCGTTCGAGAAGGATCCGGCCACCAAGGCGGTCGCGATGATGGGCGAGATCGGCGGCACGGACGAGCAGGAAGCCGCCAAGTTCGTGAAGGAGCACATGACCAAGCCGGTCGTGGGCTTCATCGCGGGGCAGACGGCGCCCCCGGGACGCCGCATGGGTCACGCGGGCGCGATCATCTCCGGTTCGGCGGGCACGGCGGCCGAGAAGGTCGAGGCCTTCAAGGCCGCGGGCATCGGCATCGCCGTGCGCCCGATGGACTTCGTGGAGCAGATCAAGGCCGGCCTGAAGTAG
- the sucC gene encoding ADP-forming succinate--CoA ligase subunit beta, protein MNIHEYQAKEILHGFGVPIPNGKVATTPVEAEAIAKEYGVPVMVKAQVHAGGRGKAGGVKFCKTPAEAREKATAILGMQIKGLTVEKVLVTVAADIGSEAYVGIIVDRQRKKPVFMVSAAGGIDIEQVAAQTPEKILYLPVDTRYGLRGYEAMRMGFFLYNDVKLAKQAAKIMQQLYRAFMASGCSLAEINPLVATPAGELIAVDGKMVIDDNELDRHAEIEALRDVSSEAPSEVDARNCNLTFIKLDGNVGCVVNGAGLAMATMDLVKYYGGEPANFLDIGGSSNPEKVVNALRIITADPNVKCILFNIFGGITRTDDVANGIVTATKANPLKVPIVIRLTGTNEEIAMKILTENGFSASADMDEAVIKAVELAKGGKAA, encoded by the coding sequence GTGAATATCCACGAATACCAGGCGAAGGAGATCCTGCACGGATTCGGCGTGCCGATTCCGAACGGCAAGGTCGCCACCACGCCTGTGGAAGCTGAAGCAATCGCGAAGGAGTACGGCGTGCCGGTGATGGTGAAGGCCCAGGTGCATGCCGGCGGCCGCGGCAAGGCGGGCGGCGTGAAGTTCTGCAAGACGCCGGCCGAGGCCAGGGAAAAGGCCACGGCGATCCTCGGCATGCAGATCAAGGGGCTGACGGTCGAGAAGGTGCTCGTCACCGTCGCCGCCGACATCGGCAGCGAAGCGTACGTCGGCATCATCGTGGACCGCCAGCGCAAGAAGCCGGTGTTCATGGTGTCCGCGGCCGGCGGCATCGACATCGAGCAGGTGGCCGCGCAGACGCCCGAGAAGATCCTCTATCTCCCGGTCGACACGCGCTACGGCCTCCGCGGCTACGAGGCGATGCGGATGGGCTTCTTCCTCTACAATGACGTGAAGCTCGCCAAGCAGGCGGCCAAGATCATGCAGCAGCTCTACCGCGCCTTCATGGCGAGCGGCTGCTCGCTGGCCGAGATCAACCCGCTGGTCGCCACCCCCGCCGGCGAGCTCATCGCCGTGGACGGCAAGATGGTGATCGACGACAACGAACTCGACCGCCATGCCGAGATCGAGGCGCTGCGCGACGTGTCGTCGGAGGCGCCGTCGGAAGTGGACGCGCGCAACTGCAACCTCACGTTCATCAAGCTCGACGGCAACGTGGGCTGCGTCGTCAACGGCGCCGGCCTGGCGATGGCCACGATGGACCTCGTGAAGTACTACGGCGGCGAGCCCGCGAACTTCCTCGACATCGGCGGCTCGTCGAACCCGGAGAAGGTGGTGAACGCGCTCCGCATCATCACCGCCGACCCGAACGTGAAGTGCATCCTGTTCAACATTTTCGGCGGCATCACGCGCACCGATGACGTGGCCAACGGCATCGTCACGGCCACCAAGGCGAACCCGCTGAAGGTGCCGATCGTGATTCGCCTCACCGGCACCAACGAAGAAATCGCCATGAAGATCCTCACCGAGAACGGTTTCTCGGCGTCGGCCGACATGGACGAAGCCGTCATCAAGGCCGTCGAGCTGGCGAAGGGAGGAAAGGCCGCGTGA
- a CDS encoding UPF0182 family protein, with product MTMRRALALGGAALAVALVAGRLLAGAYAEWAWFDALDAGALWRAQVVALTTLRAGLFAVAFAFAFINLFAMRRSIVSLVLPRQVANLHIGEVVPGRALTATAAGISALIAAVMALPQDDWLDLLRVQWASPLGEIDPYLGRDIAFWTAWLPLERALHEWTVLLAAVVGVTVIMLYALTPSVHLEHGRLHVSTWVRRHFAIYSAVLLLLIAWGYRLDAFDLLLRGSGAREAFTSFDHQVLYPYSIALSIGTAGVGILVAWAGWIGNQRVMLGALLIVLFAGPVGRVGLPLIDRRAVNERERIVMERPYQAARTLFTRRAFAVDDILRGARADSVRLADSSIAHRVSGWDPAALALAAGQEPGVAPTRGAMSWRVAGGDSLRAVIPYGGTDDSAPLARLAVQEVEPGDADERGDPWPSGATAYATLAPLAVGVGVESTRLIADTLAHVAAPAFGTGWRSLALAWGVRRLRLAFANTDARHTRLLMRRDVHDRVRTLLPFFTAGPTAQAFVAHDSLWWAVELFHTSADYPLSEPIVVAGGVQRLAMPAGLALINAHSGRVHVLVARRPNRMTAWWRDHLPNLFVTRDGLDADLLAALPAPVDRAVVQGTALARTGFRADTLAVRPLFQADDADVELLPGAPMPFVSAAHGSPLAWGVPAVDGLDRVRGVLVAIGGASPRTALVEQPDSLRWSSLLDRLQRMADSARISQARRHPRRGRVQVVPTVGGLLVLQSFYEWVPERSPRLTGIAAILGGMGQTAATLAASFGAPTHEPVADARLRLRIARIHAAMQEALRHGDWTAFGRAMAELRRLSSDR from the coding sequence ATGACGATGCGGCGGGCTCTCGCGCTGGGTGGCGCGGCGCTCGCCGTCGCGCTGGTGGCGGGCCGCCTGCTGGCTGGCGCGTATGCGGAGTGGGCGTGGTTCGACGCACTCGACGCTGGCGCCCTCTGGCGCGCCCAGGTGGTTGCGCTCACCACGCTGCGCGCGGGGCTGTTCGCCGTCGCGTTCGCGTTTGCCTTCATCAACCTGTTCGCGATGCGACGGTCCATCGTGTCGCTCGTCCTGCCGCGGCAGGTGGCGAACCTGCACATCGGCGAAGTCGTCCCCGGCCGCGCGCTCACGGCGACGGCGGCCGGCATCAGTGCCCTGATTGCCGCGGTCATGGCACTGCCGCAGGATGACTGGCTCGACCTGCTGCGCGTGCAGTGGGCCTCGCCGCTGGGCGAGATCGATCCCTACCTGGGACGCGACATCGCGTTCTGGACGGCGTGGCTGCCGCTGGAACGCGCCCTGCACGAGTGGACGGTGCTGCTCGCAGCGGTGGTCGGCGTGACGGTGATCATGCTATATGCCCTCACGCCGTCGGTGCACCTGGAACACGGGCGGTTGCACGTCAGCACCTGGGTGCGGCGGCATTTCGCCATATACTCCGCGGTCCTGCTGCTGCTCATCGCGTGGGGATATCGCCTGGATGCCTTTGACCTGCTGCTGCGCGGCAGCGGTGCGCGCGAAGCGTTCACCTCGTTTGACCATCAGGTGCTCTATCCGTACTCGATCGCGCTGAGCATCGGGACGGCCGGCGTGGGCATCCTCGTGGCGTGGGCGGGATGGATTGGCAACCAGCGCGTGATGCTCGGCGCGCTGCTCATCGTCCTGTTTGCCGGCCCGGTCGGCCGCGTGGGCCTGCCGCTCATCGATCGCCGCGCCGTCAACGAGCGCGAGCGGATCGTGATGGAGCGTCCGTACCAGGCGGCGCGCACGCTCTTCACGCGCCGCGCCTTCGCGGTGGACGACATCCTCCGCGGAGCGCGCGCCGACAGCGTGCGACTCGCCGATTCCTCCATCGCGCACCGGGTGAGCGGGTGGGATCCCGCCGCCCTCGCGCTCGCCGCGGGGCAGGAACCGGGGGTGGCGCCGACGCGGGGGGCGATGTCGTGGCGCGTCGCCGGCGGCGACTCCCTGCGTGCCGTGATCCCGTACGGTGGCACCGACGACAGCGCGCCCCTCGCACGGCTCGCGGTGCAGGAAGTCGAGCCCGGCGATGCCGATGAGCGCGGCGACCCGTGGCCGTCGGGTGCCACGGCGTACGCCACGCTGGCCCCGCTCGCGGTGGGCGTCGGCGTCGAGTCCACACGCCTGATCGCCGACACGCTCGCCCACGTGGCGGCGCCGGCGTTCGGCACCGGGTGGCGCAGTCTCGCGCTGGCGTGGGGCGTGCGGCGCCTGCGACTCGCCTTTGCCAATACGGATGCGAGACACACGCGTCTCCTCATGCGCCGCGACGTGCACGACCGGGTGCGCACGCTCCTCCCGTTCTTCACCGCCGGGCCCACCGCGCAGGCGTTCGTCGCGCACGATTCGCTCTGGTGGGCCGTCGAGCTCTTTCACACGAGCGCCGATTATCCGCTCAGCGAGCCCATCGTGGTGGCCGGCGGAGTGCAGCGCCTCGCCATGCCGGCCGGGTTGGCGCTCATCAACGCGCACAGCGGCCGGGTGCACGTGCTGGTGGCGCGTCGCCCCAATCGCATGACGGCGTGGTGGCGGGATCACCTGCCCAACCTGTTCGTGACCCGTGACGGGCTTGACGCGGATCTGCTGGCGGCCCTCCCGGCGCCCGTCGACCGGGCCGTGGTGCAGGGCACCGCGCTGGCGCGCACCGGCTTCCGCGCGGACACGCTCGCCGTGCGTCCGCTGTTCCAGGCCGACGATGCGGACGTCGAGCTCCTGCCCGGCGCTCCCATGCCGTTCGTCAGCGCGGCGCATGGGAGTCCGCTTGCCTGGGGCGTCCCGGCGGTGGACGGCCTCGACCGCGTGCGCGGCGTCCTGGTTGCTATCGGGGGAGCCTCACCGCGCACCGCGCTCGTCGAACAGCCAGACTCCCTGCGCTGGTCGTCGCTGCTCGATCGCCTGCAGCGGATGGCCGACTCCGCGCGCATCAGTCAGGCGCGCCGTCATCCGCGGCGTGGCCGCGTGCAGGTGGTGCCAACCGTCGGCGGGCTTCTCGTACTCCAATCGTTCTATGAATGGGTGCCCGAGCGCTCGCCCAGGCTCACCGGGATCGCCGCGATCCTTGGCGGCATGGGCCAGACGGCGGCGACGCTCGCCGCCTCCTTTGGCGCGCCAACGCACGAGCCGGTCGCCGACGCGCGACTGCGCCTGCGGATCGCGCGCATACACGCGGCGATGCAGGAAGCGTTGCGCCACGGCGACTGGACCGCGTTCGGCCGTGCCATGGCCGAGCTCCGACGGCTTTCGAGCGACCGCTAG
- a CDS encoding phosphomannomutase/phosphoglucomutase, whose protein sequence is MINAGIFRQYDIRGVVGDDLTLEAAEGIGRGYAAILAERGITGAVAVGRDNRHSGASLRDALVKGLTDCGVDVVDIGIAPTPVLYWSLHHCGVIGGIQVTGSHNPPEFNGFKLSVGATSLHGDGIQRLYQLIAGSKHAAKPGTVRTVAMIDDYVADIAQRIGRIKRPIKVVVDCGNGVGALTAPQVCRAIGVDAELLFAESDGNFPNHHPDPTVVENLQDLIAAVRRTGAELGIGFDGDADRIGIVDGEGTIIWGDYLLLLYARDVLVRTGKGQSIIFDVKCSQALPDAIRQAGGEPLMWKTGHSLIKEKMKELHAPIAGEMSGHMFFTEGFYGHDDAIYAAARLLRILGDSGKRVDELLADVPRFVSTPELRVDCPDDRKFVIVKAAQEHFARTREVIAVDGARVLFGDGWGLIRASNTQPILVCRFEALTEARLAEIRGEVEGWLKSQGVGV, encoded by the coding sequence ATGATCAACGCTGGCATCTTTCGCCAATACGACATCCGCGGTGTGGTCGGCGACGACCTCACCCTCGAGGCCGCCGAGGGGATCGGCCGCGGGTACGCCGCCATCCTCGCCGAACGCGGCATCACCGGCGCGGTGGCGGTGGGACGAGACAACCGGCACAGCGGCGCGTCGCTGCGCGATGCCCTGGTCAAGGGGCTGACCGACTGCGGCGTGGACGTGGTGGACATCGGCATCGCCCCGACGCCGGTGCTGTACTGGAGCCTGCACCATTGCGGCGTCATCGGCGGCATCCAGGTGACGGGGTCGCACAATCCCCCCGAGTTCAACGGTTTCAAGCTGAGCGTCGGCGCCACGTCGCTGCATGGCGACGGCATCCAGCGGCTGTACCAGCTGATCGCCGGGAGCAAGCACGCGGCGAAGCCGGGGACGGTGCGCACGGTCGCGATGATCGACGACTATGTGGCCGACATCGCGCAGCGGATTGGCCGGATCAAGCGCCCCATCAAGGTCGTGGTGGATTGCGGCAACGGCGTGGGCGCGCTGACGGCGCCGCAGGTCTGCCGCGCAATCGGCGTGGACGCGGAACTGCTCTTTGCCGAAAGCGATGGCAACTTCCCCAACCACCATCCCGACCCGACCGTCGTCGAGAACCTTCAAGACCTCATCGCGGCGGTACGGCGCACCGGGGCTGAACTGGGGATCGGGTTCGACGGCGACGCGGATCGCATCGGCATCGTGGATGGCGAGGGCACCATCATCTGGGGGGACTACCTGCTCCTCCTGTACGCACGCGATGTGCTGGTGCGCACGGGGAAGGGGCAGTCGATCATCTTCGACGTGAAGTGCTCGCAGGCGCTGCCCGACGCCATTCGCCAGGCGGGGGGCGAGCCGTTGATGTGGAAGACCGGCCACTCGCTCATCAAGGAGAAGATGAAGGAGCTGCACGCGCCGATCGCGGGCGAGATGTCGGGGCACATGTTCTTCACCGAAGGATTCTACGGGCACGACGACGCCATCTACGCCGCGGCGCGCCTGCTCCGCATCCTCGGCGACAGCGGCAAGCGGGTGGATGAGCTGCTGGCCGACGTGCCGCGCTTCGTCAGCACGCCGGAGTTGCGCGTGGACTGCCCGGACGACCGGAAGTTCGTCATTGTGAAGGCCGCGCAGGAGCATTTTGCCAGGACGCGCGAGGTCATCGCGGTGGATGGCGCGCGCGTTCTCTTCGGCGATGGCTGGGGGCTGATTCGCGCCTCCAACACACAGCCCATCCTCGTCTGCCGCTTCGAGGCGCTGACCGAGGCGCGCCTCGCCGAGATTCGCGGCGAGGTGGAAGGGTGGCTCAAGTCGCAGGGCGTGGGCGTCTAG
- a CDS encoding NADH-quinone oxidoreductase subunit N → MIFDLANPSQLLQALGPDLLLMAGAMVLMLWAAWRPESNEHQRTIGMASLVLILATIGFTLWYASQGMSSGIGVIAVDNFRWAADIVCLVGAFGAIALGMEYNPRERILPAESHVLVLFATAGMMVLASARDLMIVFLGIELMSVAVYVLAGLNRRSAKSAEGSIKYFLLGAFASAFLLYGIALIYGATGSTNLSEIGQRIVAGNYVAHPMALVGTGLLLVGFGFKVAAAPFHMWAPDVYEGAPTPITAYMATAVKAAAFTTFVRVWLEALPGMGDAWFKPIWWLAAVAMFVGNTVALSQRNLKRLLAYSSIAHSGYLLVAVATGTLAGSAAFLFYIVAYTLASFGAFAVVITVGKEGDTHNELVDFEGLWHVRPWLAVAMSVFMLSLMGFPVFGGVGFFGKWYLLMAAIEAPRPLVTLAVVLVLTSVVSAGYYLNVVRVMFMKQRPEGAETPAQAGPWTRGVVLATAVAILALGLVPGRMINWSRDSIPRAPTVQQAASADLPK, encoded by the coding sequence ATGATCTTCGACCTCGCGAATCCGTCGCAGCTCCTGCAGGCCCTCGGGCCCGACCTGCTGCTCATGGCCGGTGCCATGGTCTTGATGCTCTGGGCCGCGTGGCGGCCTGAGTCCAACGAGCATCAGCGCACCATCGGCATGGCCTCGCTCGTCCTGATCCTCGCGACGATCGGCTTCACCCTGTGGTACGCGTCCCAGGGGATGTCGTCGGGCATCGGCGTCATAGCCGTGGACAACTTCCGCTGGGCGGCCGACATCGTCTGCCTTGTGGGCGCCTTCGGGGCGATCGCGCTCGGGATGGAATACAATCCCCGCGAACGCATTCTCCCGGCCGAATCGCACGTGCTCGTGCTCTTCGCGACGGCCGGCATGATGGTGCTGGCCTCGGCGCGCGACCTGATGATCGTCTTCCTCGGCATCGAGCTGATGTCGGTGGCGGTCTACGTGCTCGCCGGGCTCAACCGGCGCAGCGCCAAGTCGGCCGAGGGATCCATCAAGTACTTCCTGCTCGGCGCCTTCGCCAGCGCCTTCCTGCTGTACGGCATCGCCCTGATCTACGGCGCCACCGGCTCGACGAACCTGAGCGAGATCGGACAGCGGATCGTGGCGGGGAACTACGTCGCGCATCCGATGGCGCTGGTCGGCACCGGGCTGCTGCTCGTCGGCTTCGGGTTCAAGGTCGCGGCGGCGCCGTTCCATATGTGGGCCCCCGATGTCTACGAGGGCGCGCCGACGCCCATCACGGCCTATATGGCCACGGCGGTCAAGGCGGCGGCGTTCACGACGTTCGTGCGCGTCTGGCTCGAGGCGCTGCCCGGCATGGGTGATGCCTGGTTCAAGCCCATCTGGTGGCTGGCAGCGGTCGCGATGTTCGTCGGCAACACCGTGGCGCTCTCGCAGCGCAACCTCAAGCGACTGCTCGCCTACTCCTCCATCGCGCACTCCGGCTACCTGCTGGTCGCGGTGGCCACCGGCACGTTGGCCGGCTCGGCGGCTTTCCTCTTCTACATCGTGGCGTACACGCTGGCCTCATTTGGCGCGTTTGCCGTGGTGATCACGGTCGGGAAGGAAGGCGACACGCACAATGAGCTCGTGGACTTCGAGGGGCTCTGGCACGTGCGACCGTGGCTGGCCGTCGCGATGAGCGTTTTCATGCTCTCGCTGATGGGCTTCCCGGTCTTCGGCGGCGTGGGCTTCTTCGGCAAGTGGTATCTCCTGATGGCGGCCATCGAGGCGCCGCGACCCCTGGTCACGCTGGCCGTGGTGCTGGTGCTCACCTCGGTCGTCTCCGCGGGCTACTATCTGAACGTGGTGCGCGTGATGTTCATGAAGCAGCGTCCGGAGGGCGCCGAGACGCCGGCGCAGGCGGGTCCGTGGACGCGCGGCGTGGTGCTCGCCACGGCGGTCGCGATTCTGGCGCTGGGGCTGGTCCCCGGCCGGATGATCAACTGGAGCCGTGACAGCATACCGCGAGCGCCAACCGTCCAGCAGGCCGCCTCCGCGGACCTGCCCAAGTGA